A single window of Halodesulfovibrio sp. DNA harbors:
- a CDS encoding DUF748 domain-containing protein, whose protein sequence is MHWKSFFATPLRKITSISILTLISLCLLYITVGFLVIAPVAKWQLEKQLPPLLHRKVSVGEITLNPLTLRVQFKNVIISKKEATGNLFSIEMLEAQLAGESIYKLAPIVDHIRIVKPYISITRHKDDHLSIDDIITEEEEASEKKKEHPVDKQDARIFPFKVLNVMLEDGTIEFNDEKMDAVQTISNLSLSIPLASSFPVDLNRPVKPQLSMQINDTPIKVDGEAYLFSNNYLTKFSFTTDNISLARYWRYVPIPSPVALTSGALKLAINLGFSRPEDKPIDLHLDGVVELTDIGITKMDKEPVLTIPNISLALEDFSLAEKKLTLKSIEIDSPFVEVVREKNNAINWATYFTPEKKESTASNETTAKNTSTKKIDTRSVAEAPSPSKEPSEKSSKAETSTAKNTSPSSEPPQEKEKEKPFTVVVQSFAIKKGKLTFKDNAVPNTFKTTLEPVDISIQGFSTTSTDPAKVNISIGQKKMLSVEGVVSLSPFSADLKTAVNSLAVPQFMPYIAAAIPANISSGTITAGAALKISTAQPSRTDITITNGSVNLQKLVVTGKNFQKPPIVLGGLTVDGATIDVPNKSISCGKINLSAPDITVTRTKNGIDLTSLFSADSKKGESEKNTSSQEKTDTSWKLLIQTIGIQNGTITFNDTAVKKSVVTTLKDLSITASDLTLAHKPSKFAVSSGVNGNSSIKADGTFAHSPLILDTKIDIKNLNIPDFAGYIEEYSAINVSKGAISATAQTKVSVPDSGTAAYSVVGNVTVDNIAAANKDTKQAIGSVGQLAVTNFAFDSAKNSAEIGSVSITSPSTSFTKERDGSLSIVRAVEGNPSRTQRGQNSQAAVKAATSPFGLTIGAIAIKNGSVTFEDASISPHVVFDIRDISASYKKFNLQRANTSPINFSATLQGQRITISGAVNPMAKPFALDITAKLEDIGLQKFSPYTVKYIAYPIKTGALDAHIQLKIQQNKLNAQNKLVFQDMTLGKRNPNSKAPAAPIKLGLSLMRQPNGNIPINLPVTGNLNDPNFHINQIITSTLINVIVKAATSPFAVLGSVIGEITPEEAKFVKFKPGYAAVTKSEADVLNKIGSVLAKKTSLKLECIGYYSADADTNGLKDRAVELAVIKKWYDSLSRGTRKNIDLNTAKIPKYNYEKYLEQAYEDAPSRGVDKRPSGLFGYDDQTRKQMEEYLRSTADTSPEALKKLAEDRANAVRETILKRYPNLKDRVKAVVGGSAKKGVPKSAVELKISQ, encoded by the coding sequence ATGCATTGGAAGTCTTTTTTTGCAACACCATTACGTAAGATTACATCTATTTCTATACTTACTCTTATTTCTTTATGCTTGTTGTATATTACGGTTGGTTTTTTAGTCATTGCGCCTGTCGCAAAATGGCAGTTAGAAAAACAGCTCCCTCCGCTTTTGCATCGCAAGGTGTCCGTTGGAGAAATTACGCTTAATCCGCTCACATTACGCGTGCAGTTTAAAAACGTAATTATCTCTAAAAAGGAAGCCACCGGTAATCTTTTTTCTATCGAAATGTTGGAAGCGCAATTAGCTGGTGAATCGATTTATAAACTAGCACCAATTGTAGATCATATACGCATTGTAAAACCGTATATCAGTATTACACGGCATAAAGATGACCACTTATCTATCGACGACATCATCACAGAAGAGGAAGAAGCCAGTGAAAAGAAAAAAGAGCACCCTGTTGATAAGCAGGATGCTCGGATTTTTCCATTTAAAGTGCTGAATGTGATGCTTGAAGACGGAACAATTGAGTTTAATGATGAAAAAATGGATGCGGTGCAGACGATAAGCAACCTATCGCTATCAATACCGCTCGCCTCTTCTTTTCCCGTAGATCTTAATAGGCCCGTTAAACCTCAACTCTCTATGCAAATCAACGATACGCCTATTAAAGTTGATGGAGAGGCGTATCTTTTTTCTAATAATTATCTGACTAAATTTTCATTTACGACAGACAATATTTCGCTTGCCCGTTATTGGAGATATGTACCAATTCCTTCACCAGTAGCCCTTACATCCGGTGCTCTGAAGCTTGCAATTAATTTAGGGTTTAGCCGCCCTGAAGACAAACCGATTGATTTACACTTAGACGGGGTTGTAGAGCTAACAGATATTGGCATAACTAAAATGGACAAAGAGCCAGTCCTTACTATTCCTAACATTTCTTTAGCCCTTGAAGACTTTTCTCTTGCAGAAAAAAAATTGACTCTTAAAAGCATCGAAATTGACTCTCCGTTTGTTGAAGTTGTTAGAGAAAAAAATAACGCTATCAACTGGGCAACCTATTTTACTCCAGAAAAAAAAGAGTCAACGGCAAGTAACGAGACCACAGCAAAAAATACTTCGACAAAAAAAATAGATACAAGAAGTGTTGCTGAAGCTCCCTCTCCTTCAAAAGAGCCTTCTGAAAAATCTTCCAAGGCAGAAACCAGCACCGCGAAGAACACTTCCCCATCCTCAGAGCCACCTCAGGAAAAGGAAAAGGAAAAGCCCTTCACCGTGGTGGTTCAATCTTTCGCAATAAAAAAGGGGAAGCTCACTTTCAAAGATAATGCTGTTCCAAATACATTCAAAACAACACTCGAACCTGTTGATATCAGCATTCAAGGTTTTTCTACAACGTCTACTGATCCTGCCAAAGTGAATATATCCATAGGTCAAAAAAAGATGCTTTCTGTAGAAGGAGTTGTTTCACTGTCACCTTTTAGCGCTGATTTAAAGACAGCTGTCAATAGCCTTGCTGTTCCACAATTTATGCCATACATCGCTGCGGCAATCCCAGCCAACATATCCAGCGGAACCATCACAGCAGGAGCAGCGTTAAAAATATCCACCGCGCAGCCTTCCCGTACTGATATCACAATTACAAACGGTTCTGTTAATCTACAAAAGCTTGTTGTCACAGGGAAGAACTTTCAAAAACCGCCTATCGTGTTAGGGGGGCTGACTGTTGATGGAGCAACAATCGACGTTCCAAACAAATCGATCTCTTGCGGTAAAATTAACCTTTCAGCGCCGGACATAACAGTTACTCGTACTAAAAATGGTATCGATCTGACCTCACTTTTTAGTGCTGACTCAAAAAAGGGAGAGTCTGAAAAAAACACCTCATCTCAAGAAAAAACAGATACGTCATGGAAGTTACTTATTCAGACAATTGGAATACAAAACGGTACGATAACTTTTAATGACACAGCAGTTAAAAAAAGTGTCGTGACAACATTAAAAGATCTTTCGATTACCGCCAGTGACCTCACTCTTGCTCATAAGCCATCGAAATTTGCTGTATCGTCTGGAGTTAATGGTAATAGTTCCATAAAAGCAGATGGCACATTTGCCCATTCTCCTCTTATTCTTGATACAAAAATTGACATCAAAAATTTGAATATCCCTGACTTTGCGGGGTACATTGAAGAGTATTCTGCAATCAATGTTTCGAAAGGTGCTATTTCTGCTACAGCACAAACGAAAGTATCTGTGCCGGACTCTGGAACAGCGGCGTATAGTGTGGTCGGTAATGTCACTGTAGACAATATTGCAGCTGCGAATAAGGATACAAAACAGGCAATTGGCTCTGTCGGGCAACTAGCAGTTACTAATTTCGCATTTGACTCAGCAAAAAATAGCGCGGAGATAGGCTCTGTTAGCATTACATCACCTTCAACCAGCTTTACAAAAGAACGCGATGGTTCGTTGAGCATAGTGCGTGCTGTTGAAGGAAATCCAAGCAGGACACAAAGAGGACAAAATTCACAGGCTGCCGTGAAAGCAGCGACAAGCCCGTTCGGGCTGACAATTGGAGCAATTGCGATAAAAAATGGATCAGTTACGTTTGAAGATGCTTCTATTTCTCCACATGTTGTTTTTGATATACGCGATATCTCTGCTTCTTATAAAAAATTCAATTTGCAGCGAGCCAATACTTCGCCGATTAATTTTTCAGCAACCCTTCAGGGACAAAGAATTACTATTTCCGGTGCCGTCAACCCAATGGCGAAACCTTTTGCACTCGATATTACGGCGAAGCTTGAGGATATTGGCTTACAAAAATTCAGCCCGTACACAGTGAAATATATAGCGTATCCAATTAAAACAGGAGCGCTGGACGCTCATATTCAACTGAAAATACAGCAGAACAAACTTAATGCGCAAAATAAACTTGTATTCCAAGATATGACACTCGGAAAACGTAATCCAAATTCGAAAGCGCCTGCTGCACCAATAAAACTTGGCTTATCACTCATGCGCCAACCAAATGGTAATATTCCTATCAACTTGCCAGTTACTGGCAATCTCAATGATCCTAATTTTCATATTAACCAGATAATAACTTCAACATTAATTAATGTAATCGTTAAAGCCGCAACCTCACCGTTTGCTGTTCTCGGTTCAGTTATAGGCGAAATTACCCCTGAAGAAGCAAAGTTCGTTAAGTTTAAGCCAGGCTATGCAGCTGTAACCAAATCAGAAGCGGATGTTCTTAATAAGATTGGATCAGTTTTAGCTAAAAAAACGTCACTCAAGCTGGAATGTATTGGCTATTACAGTGCAGACGCCGACACAAACGGGTTGAAAGATCGAGCTGTCGAACTTGCCGTAATCAAAAAATGGTATGACAGTCTTTCCCGCGGGACACGGAAAAATATTGACCTAAACACTGCAAAAATTCCGAAGTATAATTACGAAAAATATCTGGAACAAGCGTATGAAGACGCACCTTCAAGAGGTGTTGATAAACGCCCGAGCGGGTTGTTTGGATATGATGACCAGACCCGAAAGCAAATGGAAGAATACTTACGCAGCACTGCCGATACTTCCCCAGAAGCGTTGAAAAAATTGGCAGAAGATCGGGCAAATGCTGTACGTGAGACCATACTCAAACGTTATCCGAACCTAAAAGACAGAGTTAAAGCAGTCGTAGGCGGAAGTGCTAAAAAAGGTGTGCCGAAATCGGCTGTTGAATTGAAAATATCCCAGTAA